A genome region from Bradyrhizobium sp. WSM1417 includes the following:
- a CDS encoding branched-chain amino acid ABC transporter permease codes for MSAAEDVVTEAPAVEAVPKRAMTLGTGTSLLVLAVLLVVPVFVKNFIIFQMTMLLIYGLAVLALNILTGGSGQFSLGQSAFYAVGAYTSAVLMEYFNVNYALTIPISAAVCFAFGYLFGKPALRLSGVYLALATFALATAMPQLLKLNFLEHWTGGVQGLVVTKPDAPFGLPMSQDTWLYYFSLAVVLAIYIFSVNLLRSRSGRAFMAIRDNEIAASSMGVNVALYKTLAFGVSAGITGVAGSLGAIAVQFVAPDSYTITLAISLFLGMVVGGVGWLPGSFVGAAFIIFVPNMAEGISKGLSGAVFGVLLFAVIYLVPHGARQIAIMGQQLVGRLRKN; via the coding sequence ATGAGCGCTGCAGAAGACGTCGTCACGGAAGCCCCGGCCGTCGAGGCGGTTCCGAAGCGGGCGATGACGCTGGGCACGGGCACCTCCCTGTTGGTGCTGGCGGTGCTGTTGGTCGTGCCGGTTTTCGTCAAGAACTTCATCATCTTCCAGATGACGATGCTCCTGATCTACGGGCTCGCGGTGCTGGCCTTGAACATCCTGACGGGCGGCTCCGGCCAGTTCTCGCTCGGCCAGAGCGCCTTCTACGCCGTGGGCGCTTATACGTCGGCGGTGCTGATGGAGTACTTCAACGTCAACTATGCGCTGACAATTCCGATTTCCGCCGCGGTCTGCTTCGCATTCGGCTACCTGTTCGGCAAGCCGGCGCTGCGGCTATCGGGCGTCTATCTCGCGCTCGCGACCTTTGCGCTTGCCACCGCGATGCCGCAGCTGCTGAAGCTGAACTTCCTCGAGCACTGGACCGGCGGCGTGCAGGGCCTCGTCGTCACCAAGCCCGACGCGCCGTTCGGGCTGCCGATGTCGCAGGACACGTGGCTCTACTACTTCTCGCTCGCCGTCGTGCTCGCGATCTACATCTTCTCGGTAAACCTGCTGCGCTCCCGCTCGGGCCGCGCCTTCATGGCGATCCGCGACAACGAGATCGCGGCCTCCTCGATGGGCGTCAACGTCGCACTGTACAAGACGCTGGCCTTCGGCGTGTCCGCCGGCATCACCGGCGTTGCCGGCTCGCTCGGCGCCATCGCGGTGCAGTTCGTCGCGCCCGACAGCTACACGATCACGCTCGCGATCTCGCTGTTCCTCGGCATGGTCGTCGGTGGCGTCGGCTGGCTGCCCGGCTCGTTCGTCGGCGCAGCCTTCATCATCTTCGTGCCGAACATGGCGGAGGGCATCTCCAAGGGCCTCTCCGGCGCCGTATTCGGCGTACTCCTGTTCGCCGTCATCTACCTCGTGCCGCACGGCGCGAGGCAGATCGCGATCATGGGCCAGCAACTCGTCGGCCGGCTCAGAAAGAACTGA
- a CDS encoding branched-chain amino acid ABC transporter permease, translating into MELFTNQVLAGIATGAIYACMALAVVMIYQAIDHLNFAQGEMAMFSTFISWQLMQWGIPYWAAFVITLALSFVGGIAIERILFKPLAKAPVLTNVAGFIALFAIINSSAGLIWDFTIKQYPTPFGSSPFLGSQLISTHQAGMIGVTVLLLLGLYFFFQYTKIGLAMRAAASVPESARLVGINTSWMIALGWGMASAIGAIAGMLIAPVVFLEPNMMGGVLIYGFAAAVLGGLTSPFGAVVGGFLVGVFENLAGTYIPGVGNELKLPIALALIISVLVVKPAGLFGRQIVKRV; encoded by the coding sequence ATGGAGCTGTTCACCAACCAAGTGCTGGCCGGCATCGCCACGGGCGCGATCTACGCCTGCATGGCGCTCGCCGTGGTCATGATCTACCAGGCGATCGACCATCTCAACTTCGCGCAGGGCGAGATGGCGATGTTCTCGACCTTCATCTCCTGGCAGCTGATGCAATGGGGCATTCCCTATTGGGCCGCCTTCGTGATCACGCTGGCATTGTCCTTCGTCGGCGGCATCGCGATCGAGCGCATCCTGTTCAAGCCGCTCGCCAAGGCGCCGGTGCTGACCAACGTCGCCGGCTTCATCGCGCTGTTCGCGATCATCAACTCCTCGGCCGGCCTGATCTGGGACTTCACCATCAAGCAGTATCCGACCCCGTTCGGCTCCTCGCCGTTCCTCGGCAGTCAGCTGATCTCGACCCACCAGGCCGGCATGATCGGCGTCACGGTGCTGCTGTTGCTCGGCCTCTACTTCTTCTTTCAGTACACCAAGATCGGCCTCGCCATGCGCGCGGCCGCCTCCGTGCCTGAATCGGCCCGGCTGGTCGGCATCAACACCAGCTGGATGATCGCGCTGGGTTGGGGCATGGCGTCTGCCATCGGTGCGATCGCGGGCATGCTGATCGCACCGGTCGTGTTCCTCGAGCCCAATATGATGGGCGGCGTGCTGATCTACGGCTTCGCCGCCGCGGTGCTCGGCGGACTGACCAGCCCCTTCGGCGCCGTAGTCGGCGGCTTCCTGGTCGGTGTCTTCGAGAACCTCGCCGGCACCTACATTCCCGGCGTCGGCAACGAGCTGAAGCTTCCGATCGCGCTTGCGCTGATCATTTCCGTCCTGGTCGTCAAACCCGCTGGCCTGTTCGGCCGGCAAATCGTCAAGCGAGTTTGA
- a CDS encoding ABC transporter ATP-binding protein has protein sequence MTTLLNVKDLRAYYGQVQALHGLSFSLSEGSLTTLLGANGAGKTTTLRAICNMVRSTGGIEFDGKPLNNRSTESIVRFGIAHVPQGRGTFTTMTVEENLQLGAITRKDSAGIVSDIERMYAHFPVLKQRHTQQAGTLSGGEQQMLAVARALMLRPRLMLLDEPSFGLAPLVVRDLFGILGKINREDKVSILVVEQNAQLALELADQAYVIETGRIVMSGNAKDIANNEEIRKSYLGY, from the coding sequence ATGACGACGCTGCTCAACGTCAAGGACCTGCGCGCCTATTACGGCCAAGTCCAGGCGCTCCACGGCCTGTCCTTCTCGCTCAGCGAGGGATCGCTGACCACGCTGCTGGGAGCCAACGGCGCCGGCAAGACCACCACGCTGCGCGCGATCTGCAACATGGTGCGCTCGACCGGCGGTATCGAGTTCGACGGCAAGCCGCTGAACAACCGCTCCACCGAAAGCATCGTGCGGTTCGGCATCGCCCATGTGCCGCAGGGCCGCGGCACCTTCACCACCATGACGGTCGAGGAAAACCTCCAGCTCGGCGCCATCACCCGCAAGGACAGCGCCGGCATCGTCTCCGACATCGAGCGCATGTATGCGCATTTCCCGGTGCTCAAGCAGCGCCATACCCAGCAGGCCGGCACGCTCTCGGGCGGCGAGCAGCAGATGCTCGCGGTCGCCCGCGCTCTGATGCTGCGGCCGCGGCTGATGCTGCTGGACGAGCCTTCGTTCGGCCTGGCGCCGCTGGTCGTGCGCGACCTGTTCGGCATCCTCGGCAAGATCAATCGCGAGGACAAGGTGTCGATCCTGGTGGTCGAGCAGAACGCCCAGCTCGCGCTCGAGCTCGCCGACCAGGCCTATGTGATCGAGACCGGGCGCATCGTGATGTCGGGCAACGCCAAGGACATCGCGAACAACGAAGAAATCCGCAAATCCTATCTGGGTTACTGA
- a CDS encoding ABC transporter ATP-binding protein, whose amino-acid sequence MTQAQLAQGTSPLLAVRDVSVVFGGIVALNGVSFDMHKGQILGLIGPNGAGKTTLFNCLSRLYQPSSGDILMEGASILTRPPHRIAEIGIGRTFQNVALFPNLSVMDNVRVGTHARTSSDIISDSLRLAWVRRSESDVNKKVHEILAYLDLEDVAHTVVSGLPFGTQKRVELARALAADPKILLLDEPAGGLNHEEVYALGDLIRRIRDERHMTVLLVEHHMGLVMSIADHVVALNFGKKLAEGTPAQVQADPEVIKAYLGSKDQ is encoded by the coding sequence ATGACGCAGGCACAGCTCGCGCAGGGGACATCGCCCCTGCTCGCGGTTCGCGACGTCAGCGTCGTGTTCGGCGGCATCGTCGCGCTCAACGGCGTGTCCTTTGACATGCACAAGGGCCAGATCCTCGGCTTGATCGGCCCTAACGGCGCCGGCAAGACCACGCTCTTCAACTGCCTCTCGCGGCTCTACCAGCCGTCGTCCGGCGACATCCTGATGGAGGGCGCGAGCATCCTGACGCGTCCGCCGCACCGGATCGCGGAGATCGGCATCGGTCGCACCTTCCAGAACGTGGCGCTGTTTCCGAATTTGTCGGTGATGGACAACGTCCGTGTCGGCACCCATGCCCGCACCTCCAGCGACATCATCAGCGACTCGCTGCGTCTGGCCTGGGTTCGCCGCAGCGAGAGCGACGTCAACAAGAAGGTGCATGAGATCCTCGCCTATCTCGACCTCGAGGACGTCGCCCACACCGTCGTGTCGGGCCTGCCCTTCGGCACGCAGAAGCGCGTCGAGCTGGCCCGCGCGCTCGCTGCCGATCCGAAGATCCTGCTGCTCGACGAGCCCGCCGGCGGTCTCAACCACGAGGAAGTCTACGCGCTCGGCGATCTCATTCGCCGCATCCGCGACGAACGCCACATGACCGTGCTCCTGGTCGAGCATCACATGGGCCTCGTGATGTCGATCGCCGACCACGTCGTCGCACTGAATTTCGGCAAGAAGCTCGCGGAAGGCACGCCTGCCCAGGTGCAGGCGGATCCCGAAGTCATCAAGGCCTATCTCGGGAGCAAGGACCAATGA
- a CDS encoding IclR family transcriptional regulator translates to MKRTGKKTATDRNFVVALSRGLDVLRAFQPSDGLLGNQEIAARTNLPKPTVSRLTYTLTKLGYLTPVPRFEKYQLAPAAMALGYAALSNLGVRHLSEPFREEMMRATGGAVAVGGRDRHSMIYFGQSRGSETVGVQLDVGSRVPIATSAMGRAYFWALEENDRAELSRVLREHYGSRWPKMRDGLERSGETVAKYGFAISVGDWHDDIGAAGVALRLNDGTGPYAFNCGAPAFRFTEERLINDIGPRLLAMVRNIEAALGGLMPHSKKDVSKKLKSGGKVARVAEGIR, encoded by the coding sequence CAGGAAAGAAGACAGCGACCGATCGGAATTTCGTCGTCGCGCTTTCCCGCGGACTAGACGTATTGCGCGCATTCCAGCCCAGTGACGGACTTCTTGGCAATCAGGAAATCGCAGCCCGCACCAATTTGCCCAAGCCGACGGTTTCGCGGCTGACCTATACCTTGACCAAGCTCGGCTATCTGACGCCGGTTCCCCGCTTCGAGAAATATCAGCTCGCGCCCGCCGCGATGGCGCTCGGCTACGCCGCCTTGTCCAATCTCGGCGTTCGGCATTTGTCCGAACCGTTCCGCGAGGAAATGATGCGCGCGACCGGCGGAGCCGTTGCCGTCGGCGGCCGCGACCGTCACAGCATGATCTATTTCGGGCAAAGCCGCGGCAGCGAGACGGTCGGCGTTCAACTTGACGTCGGCTCCCGCGTGCCGATTGCAACCAGCGCGATGGGCCGCGCCTATTTCTGGGCGCTCGAGGAAAACGATCGGGCGGAACTGTCTCGTGTCTTGCGCGAACATTACGGCAGCCGCTGGCCCAAGATGCGCGACGGGCTGGAACGTTCCGGCGAAACGGTCGCGAAATACGGATTTGCGATTTCGGTCGGCGACTGGCACGACGACATCGGCGCCGCCGGCGTTGCACTCAGGCTCAACGACGGAACCGGTCCTTACGCATTCAATTGCGGCGCGCCGGCATTCCGCTTCACGGAAGAGCGTTTGATCAACGACATTGGACCGCGTCTGCTTGCGATGGTAAGGAACATCGAAGCGGCACTTGGGGGTCTGATGCCGCATTCCAAAAAAGACGTCAGCAAAAAGCTGAAATCAGGAGGGAAAGTTGCGCGTGTGGCCGAGGGGATCAGATAG